CAAACGAAAGAGGATTATTTTGTAAAGCATCTCCGTTTTCCCGAAAATGCCACTTTGGAGCAGAAAGTGGATATGGCAGCCCGTTTGGTTCCCACTCCGGAGCAGTTGAATTGGCAACGACTGGAACTGACTGCTTTCCTGCACTTCGGCATCAACACCTTCACCGGCAATGAATGGGGGGACGGCAAGGAAGACCCTGCCCTTTTCAATCCTTCCGAACTGGATGCCGAACAATGGGTACGTACCTTGAAAGATGCCGGTTTTAAGATGGTACTTCTCACCGCCAAGCATCACGACGGTTTTTGCCTGTGGCCCACGAAAACGACTCCTCACTCTGTTGCTTCTTCTCCTTGGAAACAGGGAAAAGGGGATGTCGTGAAAGAACTTCGCCAGGCGTGCGACAAGTATGGCATGAAGTTCGGAATTTATCTCTCTCCGTGGGACAGGAATGCCGCTTGTTATGGGGATTCTCCGAAATACAACGATTTCTTTGTCCGCCAGCTTACGGAACTGCTGACCAATTACGGGGAAATCCACGAAGTATGGTTTGACGGAGCCAACGGCGAAGGTCCCAACGGTAAAAAACAAGTCTATGACTGGGATACTTATTATAAGACTATCCGCCGCCTGCAACCCAAAGCTGTTGCGGCCATCATGGGCGATGATGTACGTTGGGTAGGGAATGAGAAAGGCATTGGCCGTGAAACCGAATGGGGGGCTACGGTACGTACTCCGAGCATTTACAGCCGTGCTTCCGAAAATAACAAGCTTCTCAACGTATCGAGCACAACCCCCGATTTGGGCAGCCGCAAGATGCTGGCAAAGGCTCGCGAACTGTTCTGGTATCCGTCGGAAGTGGATGTATCTATCCGTCCGGGATGGTTCTACCATAAAGAACAGGACGCTCAAGTGAAGACTTTGCATCATCTGATGGAAATCTATTACCAGTCGGTAGGATACAACTCCGTTCTCCTGCTCAATATCCCGCCGGATAAACGGGGGCTTATCAGTGAAGCGGATGTCGCCCGGCTGAAAGAATTTGCCGATTATAGAAAGCAGGTATTTGCTTCGGACAAGATAAAAGACGGAATGAACCTATGGTGTGCCGCCCCACACGACAGCCGGATTTATCAGTTGGAACAGGAAACTTCTGTCAACATAATAATGTTGCAGGAAGACATCGCTAAAGGACAACGGGTAGAGAAGTTCACAGTAGAGGTACTGACGTCCGAAGGATGGCGCATCGTAGGACAGGGAACCACAATTGGCTATAAACGATTGCTGCGTATCCCTACCGTGAAAGCCAATAAAATCCGGGTGACTATCGACGAATGTCGCTTGACAGCCAACGTATCTCGGATAGCTGCCTACTATGCCGCTCCGTTGCAAGACGAATCATCGCAGGCAGCACAAGAAAGTTTGTCCAAAGATGCATGGCGTCTGTTGTCATCATCTCCTGTCACCATCGACTTAGGAGAGCAGACTGTTATTGCAGGATTTACGTACGCTCCCGCAGGAGCCGAAGCAAAGCCGACCACTGCTTTTCGCTATAAATTCCTGATAAGTAATGATGGAAAGACATGGACAGAAGTACCTACTAATGGCGAGTTCAGTAATATCATCAATAACCCCGTTCCGCAAACGGTACAATTCAAAGAAAAAGTATCTGCTCGCTTCATCCGTTTGGATGCCACCTCTTTGAATGGTAATCCGGCACAGGTTTCGATAGAAGAATTGTCGGTGAGATAAGACATACAATTAATAAGCTGATGTTTGTTCACCAAAGGGCAAACATCAGTATGAAATAAAAAAATATGCAAGTAAAACATTTTGTCTATGCAGGCATCATTGCCCTGTATGGATGCACCTCTAACAACTATGAGAGTCGAGCTTGGGAGACAGCAAAGAGTTCGACAAGTAACCAAAATTTCTATATTTCAGAATTTAGTGAACCCAATAAAAGTTGTTAATATAATAACTATAATGGCTATGCCTTTTGGTAAACGACAGACGTGATAGTACGTTCTGATTAAATATAATAATATGAATATTTTTGATAAGACTTTTCTGTTAATAATTTTGCTATTTATACCTGCACCGCAGATATCTGGGCAAGAGTGTATAAAGAAAGCATTGACTATGATAGATGCTATGCAAGTACCCCATGTGGCAGCTAAGGGTGTCCATTATAAGAAATGGGTTGGTATTTGTAATCCAAAAGGAGTAATCCCTGATAAATTGTATAACAATATTCAGGGAACTGACTATTGGTCTGCTTCTGAAGATCCCGATCTTGCTCCTGCTTTGTTTGCTAAGTTTCTTATACCTAACACCGCCTTAACATTGGCTGCTGTGAATTTTGGTGGAGCCACGGATTCTCAAACTGATGTTTTAATCGTAGTTGATAGCAATGGTAATATAAAGAGTACGCTTGAAGCCGGATTTAGTTGGGGATGGATTACTCCCAAACAATTTCGAATAACTAATGATTATCATGTGGTAATCTCTACTTTAGTACCGACAGGCTCAGCTTCCATTCCTTTTAATTCGTTTGCGCAATTTGAAGCAAGAAGGGTGGATGAAACCTATTCGATTAATTCTTCTGGTCAGTTTGTTAAAGATAAAAGGGAGGAATTTCCATCTAAAATCTATACTCGGAAGCAATTAGATACAAAGTCCTTCAATGTATGGGACTGTGAAAAATATGATACCCAATAAGATTGTTTGAAATGAAATCATTAATTATACTTGTCACTTTTGCAGTGTGTGTATTAAGAATATCATCACTGGAAAATTTCTACGAATTCACAAAAACTTTCAACGAAAACGGTTATACTTATCAATGCGATGTTAGTGAATCTGGTTTTGTAACTTTATATAAGAAAAATAATAAGTGGACTTATATTCCGCAGAAAATAAAGAGTACTGATGAAATATTTTATGTGACTGCAGAGAATTATGTTCCTTTATGGATGGAAGATGCCATTGGAATTGCTTCTGATAAGAAAATGGAGCACGCTATTAATGACGCATTTGTAACGTATAAGGAGCAATTGGAAGGACGACAGATATTTATAATAACATGTATTAATTCAGATACAGGGAAAATAGATGAGGTTTATTTTGAATTTGCTAATTTTGGTCCTTATGCTTGTATTCCTGTTTCAGTATTTCGTGAACTCGAAACTAAGCTTGTAGGTTTGCAATATACCTTGAGTCCTTTAGCTAAAACATTCAATTATGTATATCGATGGGAAGCAAGATCGTTTTAAGTTATGATATTAACATATTAATATACACTAATTGATATAACACGGTAAAGAAGATGTTCGTGCAAGCGTCATCTTCTTTATCGATATTTTCTGTCTAACATAATTCTAAGCTATGAAACAGTACATTAAACTTTCAATAATACTAGCTCTGGTATTGTCCATTGACCATATTCATGCCCAATCCCTGGATTATGTGATATTATCACGTACCCGCAGTGAAGTGCAAGGCAAATGGGAAAGGAATAATCTGAGAAATTTGGACTTGAATTATTACAATGAGGATTTTTGCGATTACTATTTGTATCGCGAAATGGATGAGTCTTATAACCTGTCTCCGGGAAAGAATACAGTGTACACTAAAGATTTTGAATCGGAAGTAGACAATTCGTTTAAAGAGTGGGGTTACTATTATATTTGTCGTGGCAAATTCCCTGACAAATTTAAGATTACTACTCCTTATGCGTTACCCGTGAAAAGTGGTAAAAAGATTAATTGGGAAACTGACATGAGGGAATCACGAAAGACTATGCGGTTTCGTTTGAACGGACGAGATACAATTTATGCAACAAGGGGTGGGGTTGTTTGCAGAATGCATCATCCCGACCATTTGCTCATATACCATGCCGACGATACTTTTTCCATATATATTTTCATGGCTGAAATTCTTGTTCAGCCGGGAGAGACTATACTGACCGGACAGCCTATAGGATTGGCCGGTAGTAACGGCATATCAATTTCTTTTTTCTTCCTGGACAAGAATAAATTTACAGGAGAGAAGTTTAACGGCTATCCTTATTCTCATTTCACTCCGATGTTCCGTACGACTGAAGGAGACATAAAACTCAAGGAAAGAACCTATTATCAGGCATTGACTGATGATGAACTTATCATGCAGGACATGGATAAGCGCGAAAAGAAAAAATATTTGAAACAGAAATCTACGAAATGACACTATGCGTATATCATTAATTCTGTTGTCACTGCTTATTTCTTGTGTTCAACTCTGTGGACAGGTATTACAGATTGAATATAACGGTGACCCTCTGTCAGAAGAGGAACGTGGAAAAATAGAAAAGATGTTTGTGCACGAAGCCGAATTTTATTCGCAATTCGGATTGCCCGATACTCTGACTATTGTTCACCTCTATATGTTTGAGAAGAAGGAAGCGGCTAAGATATTTCTAAAAAGTATTGGTGTAACAACATGGGAAAAAGTGGCCGGCTTGTATGTGACAGCTCAGAATAAGATTGTAGTATTGGGAGCGGAAAATGGACGTAAAAGAACTCTTGCCATTATTTATCACGAGCTTAGTCATCATTTCGCTAGACATATAATAGGGGTACATATTCCTAATTGGTTTAATGAAGGTTTGGCCAGATATTTTCAGAATAGCGTGGTAACAAAGAAAGGAGTCCGGCATTCACTTACGGATTATGAATTTGGTAGAATCCGCTCAATGTATACGTTGGGAGAAATTAATCTTCTTGAGTTTATAAATGGTCTGCAAGATGAATTTATGATTGAAGAATTTACTAATGAGGGGTATTCTTACACGCTCTCACATACGCTTGTCACGTTTTGGATTGAAGAACTACCTGGAGATATGCTGAAAAGGTTTGTGTACTCTCTGAAAGATGTGGATGATTCATCAGCAATTTCTGAACGGATAGACAAAATCTATTTAGGAGGATTCAAGCAGTTTGAAAAAGACTTTGCAGATTTTATCCATAATGATGATTGAGCAGAGTTGCTTTTGTAGTGATGAATTGATATTTTAAAACTAGTATGCATAAGATAAGCCTTTTCGGAAAAGAGACAGTAAAACTAAACTGTATAGATTGCTTGTTAGTATGTTATGTCATCATACTCATAATCAAATGCAAGTCTTACATAATAAATTATTGAAACTCGGTTTGTCGGGGCTGATTTTGTTGTTTGCATACGTTCTTGTCCTGTCGGATTCTCGTGCCGGCTGGCTGCAATGATTGATTGCGGATTTATTTGGTATAAATATAGAGGATATTTGAAAATACGGCTATGGGTGCGTTGTATATTATTGTTGATTGGAGTTCTTCTCATTGTAGGTGCTTATTACTATAAACAAGATTCTGCAAATGGTCGCTTATTAATTTGGAGAATCACAGCCGACATGATTCCTTACCGCGTAACCCCGAGATATAAAGTGGCTATGCTTTACTATGAAATGGGAGATATGTTACGTTTCCGACTGATGGGCGATTACATCATGAAGATGGAAATAAAAGTAGAAAGTACTAAAGCATTGGGGATGATAGCGGAAATCAAGCAATTATATATGCTGCCTTCACAACCGTGTTCCTCTAATATAACTAAAAAATGATTTGCATTTATGCACGCTTTCATGTATCTTCGTCTACTGATTCATAAAAAGCCGATAAGAAAATGAAATATCCCATTGGAATACAGAGTTTCGAACGCCTTCGTGAAGACGGATATGTTTACATAGACAAGACCGCTTTGGTTTACAGTCTTGTGCAAGAAGGTTCAATCTATTTTTTGAGCCGTCCCCGCCGATTCGGGAAAAGCTTGCTGGTTAGCACGCTCGCCTGTTACTTTCAAGGGCGGAAAGAACTTTTTGACGGACTGGCAATCTCCCGCCTTGAAAAG
This portion of the Bacteroides acidifaciens genome encodes:
- a CDS encoding alpha-L-fucosidase, coding for MRKLLLNSCLVAVLCVLSVEMSATSRKEKEKLSYLQSHQTKEDYFVKHLRFPENATLEQKVDMAARLVPTPEQLNWQRLELTAFLHFGINTFTGNEWGDGKEDPALFNPSELDAEQWVRTLKDAGFKMVLLTAKHHDGFCLWPTKTTPHSVASSPWKQGKGDVVKELRQACDKYGMKFGIYLSPWDRNAACYGDSPKYNDFFVRQLTELLTNYGEIHEVWFDGANGEGPNGKKQVYDWDTYYKTIRRLQPKAVAAIMGDDVRWVGNEKGIGRETEWGATVRTPSIYSRASENNKLLNVSSTTPDLGSRKMLAKARELFWYPSEVDVSIRPGWFYHKEQDAQVKTLHHLMEIYYQSVGYNSVLLLNIPPDKRGLISEADVARLKEFADYRKQVFASDKIKDGMNLWCAAPHDSRIYQLEQETSVNIIMLQEDIAKGQRVEKFTVEVLTSEGWRIVGQGTTIGYKRLLRIPTVKANKIRVTIDECRLTANVSRIAAYYAAPLQDESSQAAQESLSKDAWRLLSSSPVTIDLGEQTVIAGFTYAPAGAEAKPTTAFRYKFLISNDGKTWTEVPTNGEFSNIINNPVPQTVQFKEKVSARFIRLDATSLNGNPAQVSIEELSVR
- a CDS encoding DUF5043 domain-containing protein, encoding MKSLIILVTFAVCVLRISSLENFYEFTKTFNENGYTYQCDVSESGFVTLYKKNNKWTYIPQKIKSTDEIFYVTAENYVPLWMEDAIGIASDKKMEHAINDAFVTYKEQLEGRQIFIITCINSDTGKIDEVYFEFANFGPYACIPVSVFRELETKLVGLQYTLSPLAKTFNYVYRWEARSF
- a CDS encoding M23 family metallopeptidase; amino-acid sequence: MKQYIKLSIILALVLSIDHIHAQSLDYVILSRTRSEVQGKWERNNLRNLDLNYYNEDFCDYYLYREMDESYNLSPGKNTVYTKDFESEVDNSFKEWGYYYICRGKFPDKFKITTPYALPVKSGKKINWETDMRESRKTMRFRLNGRDTIYATRGGVVCRMHHPDHLLIYHADDTFSIYIFMAEILVQPGETILTGQPIGLAGSNGISISFFFLDKNKFTGEKFNGYPYSHFTPMFRTTEGDIKLKERTYYQALTDDELIMQDMDKREKKKYLKQKSTK